A single Bosea sp. PAMC 26642 DNA region contains:
- a CDS encoding type II toxin-antitoxin system RelE/ParE family toxin has translation MPQIAFTRAASLGVERCRRFLDPTNPRAARMATEAILRRIAILATHPGIGRPLSGEGELRELLISYGESGYVALYRYDLGTDTVFLLAFRHQREEDY, from the coding sequence TTGCCACAGATAGCCTTTACGCGGGCTGCAAGCCTCGGCGTTGAACGCTGCCGCCGTTTCCTTGATCCGACAAACCCTCGCGCTGCCAGGATGGCTACGGAGGCAATTCTTCGACGTATTGCGATTCTCGCAACGCATCCCGGTATCGGGCGGCCGCTGTCTGGGGAGGGTGAGCTGCGGGAACTCCTGATCAGCTACGGCGAATCCGGATATGTCGCCCTTTACCGATATGATCTCGGCACTGATACGGTGTTCCTCCTCGCTTTTCGCCACCAGCGCGAGGAGGACTACTAA